ACACCCTCCAGTGCCAACCCTCCTGGAAGCTCCGGCTGGGAGCGGGCGATCTCGATGTTCCGCACGAACTTCTCCACGGTCGTTGTGGCTCGCAAGGGCATGCCCGACTGGATCGGCGGCATGACTTGGTTCGGCTACGATGCGCCTCACTCCACCTGCTACATCCCGATCTACAGTGGCGTCACCGAGCTTCCCAAGTCCTTCGCAGTCGGCATGAGGGGCGGCTCCTACGACGTCTTCAGCCGGGAGTCAGCGTGGTGGGCCTTCAACTTCGTGTCGAACTGGGCGGACCTGAAGTACTCCTACATGATCGAAGACATCAAGGCAGTCCGCGACCCGCTCGAGGCGGAGTTCTTCGCGATGCAGCCTGTCATCGAGCAGACTGCGATCGCCCTCTACAAGCAGAACCCCGACCTTGCCCGGACGTTCCTGACCACTTACACGAATTCCGTGGCAAACCGGGTCGTCGACGCCTACTGGAAGCTCGCGAGCCAACTCGTGGGCAGGTACGCGGATGGTTACGTATACGGAGACGATGAGTGGAAATACCAGACTGTTGGGTACCCTGAGTGGTGGCTTAAAGAGGTCGGCTTCGGGGAGAGCACGATACCCAAGAAGTAGTCTGAAGCACGAGACACAGGCGGCAGGCTTCCGGCCGGGCTCAGTACCGGTGGGGGCCTGCCGCCCTCATATAACTGCCCACTGGGAGGCTGGAAGGCATCGGAGGTGATCGACATGCAGAGAATAACCGTGCTAGCAACCCTGTTTCTTCTTCTCCTGTTCCCAGCGGCCCTAAGGGGTGGGGCGCAGGCTCCGGTGGTTCCGCGCTCCGATGTAGAAGAAGACGGGCTGAGAGGGCTCGTACATAGCGTTGTGTCCATGGTATCCAGTGTTTCGTGGGAGTCAGGCACCCCGGTTGAGACCGGGCAGATTCTGCTTTCAGTATGGGGCTACGACCCATACGGCCGTATGAAGGACCGTTCCGAGTACGGCCCCCCGAAAGGGACGCTATCTGGGCATACAGTCTACAACCACGACCCGGAGGGGAACCTCGTCGAGAAGATCACTTATTCCATGGGCAATATGGTCCTGACCAGGACCGCGATCTCCAGGGACGCTTCTGGCAGGGTCCTCGAGGAGAGAGTCTACGACGCAGAGGGCAAGCTTCAGTCTTGGACGACCCGCGCCTATAGGGCGGATGGGAAGATAGACTATGAGCTGGTCTTCAATGCGGACGGCGCGCTCGTGTCCCGAGTCGCCAAGACCTACGGCGAGGTCGGCCACGTTTCGGAGGAGTCTGTCTATGGACCCGACGGGTCGCAACTTATGAAGCGGGTATACCAGTACGAGCTGGACGCGTTCGAGAACTGGACCAGGCGGACGATGACGGAGTGGCAGGGAAGTGCGGCGAGCGGTAACCCTGCCCGCGTTGAGGTCGTCGATCGAGTCATCACCTATTCGGGCTGGACGTGAGAAGGGTAGGCCGGTCTCCCGTGGGGAGACTCATTGGACCATTATCGTGATCCCCTGAACGCGGGTCCTAAATGCATGATCTTGTTTTGACAGCAGGCTCGCTCTCCGATGGGGAGCGGGCCTGCCGAGTAAGCATCGCGACGTTGCCGGTCTGGGCTGAACCCTAATGCGACAGCAAAAAGAAGAACGCGTGGGATAAGTGTCTCCACAGCTATGACCCTCCTCATTTGAGTCTTCTTCTTGCCTTCGTCTGCAAGCAAATGCCCATCATTTGCTGGCTGATCTCCGTCTGGGTGATCCACAGCCCTGTTCTCACCCATATGTGGCGCCAAATCCCACTGGAGAGAAATATGTTAGTATGTAGGAGCCCCAGGCTCAGCTGCCGAAAAGAGGCTTTCAGGCGCATCAGCGCGCTGATTCGGGACGCCGGAGGTTGAGCCAGTGAACCGTGTCAGAATCCGGGGGTACATGGTGATCGCTCTTTCGGTCGCAGTTGTCTGCGTTTCGGGCTCTTGGTTCACGCCGCAAGGTACCGCACTCGAAGTCTATCCCTCGGACTCGGTCACCGAGATCCGTATGCTCTCCCAGTACAACCCGAATCTCGCCGGCACTCCCGGGGATACCCTGGTCTTGGTATTCCAAGGTGAGGAGCCTGGGGGCACCTTGTTCGTCATGGGAGGGGCACACCCCGACGAGGGCGCTGGGGCGTTGGCTGCGGTGCTCATTGCGGAGCGAGCTCGAGTAACCCGCGGCCGGATGATCGTGATCCCGTATGCGAACGCATCGGGATTCAGCCACACCCTGCCCCAGGAGGGGTACCCGTCATCCTTCCGGATTTCTACGCCCTCGGGCGACAGGATCATGCCCTACGGCTCCAGACTCACCAACCCCGTCCACCAGTGGCCGGACCCAACCGTGTATGTTGAGCCAGTCGCCAGCCAGAAACTCGCCGGGACAGAATCAAGAAACCTCAATCGAGCCTATCCAGGCAAGGTGGACGGCACACTCACCCAGCGGGTGGCCTACGCGATAATGCGGATTCTCGTGGACGAGCATGTTGATGTTGCCATCGATATGCACGAATCCTCCCCTGAGTATCCCGTGAACAACGCTATCGTTGCTCACGAGCGAGCCATGGACATAGCCGCCCTTGCCAGCATCAACCTTGCGGATGAAGCAGTTGACATCGGTATAGAGCCGTCACCTCCGTCCCTCAGAGGCCTTTCACACAGGGAGTGGGGCGATCACACCCAGGTGCTTGCCTTCCTTCTGGAGTCGCCTAACCCCGCACAAGGTAGGCTCAGGGGGAGAACCGACGAGTCCCTCATAGTCTCCGGCAAGGACAAGATGTATGTCAAAGCCGCAGGACAGGGTAGGCTCTTCATCCCGTATACCCGCGCAGGCGTTCCCATCGACCAACGGGTGGGGCGGCATGTCGCTTCGGTGCTTGCGATCACATCTGTGTTCTCGGATCTCAACCCGGACCGGGGAATTGTTGTCGAAGGGGTGCCAAGTTACCAGGAGATCATCTCCTCTGGCGTCGGTTCATTCATCTCGCCGTCTGCTTATGGCGGCAGGTAGAGACCGGCCCATTGGCACCGGAGCTGGGGTTCATACCGTCTGGACCGACAGTGGCGCAAACAGGCCCAAGTCCATTTCGAAAGGGGAGCACAACATGGCTCGAAACATCGTCTATCACGCGAGCGTCGCGGCCGGGCTCGCAATCCTGGTCATGGCGACACTCGCAGCAGGGTCCGTCCTGGCCGCTGCGGAGCCTGCTTACCCGGCCCTGATCACATCGGCTGGGCAGAGCCCGGACGGGCTCATCCTTAAGGTTGTTGTCAACGACAAGAGCGGGCTCAACATGCCCTACAAGCAACTTGCCAAGGTTGAGGACCTAGCGGGAGTCAAGACCCTCGTGTTCGCGGTTGGAGTGAGCGCGAAGGGCCTGGGGGCCGCCGGCATCAACATCGACCAAGAAATTGCCAGGGTCAAGGCGCTTCTGGAAGAGGCCAAGAAGAATAACATCTACGTAGTGCTTGTCCACATCGGCGGCACCGCTCGGCGGGGAGCCAGCTCGGATGAAGTCTCCAAGATGGTTGGATCTTACGCTCACAGGATCATAGTCGCCTCAGCGGGCAACGCAGACGGTTTCTTCACCAAGATGGCCGCGGAACGCAACATCCCGCTTGTGATCGTGGAAGACCGTAACGCCGTTGGACCCGAATTTGTCGGATTGATGCCTGGGACGGGCAAGAACTGATCAGCAAGCCTCAACTCTGGATGAAGGTGACATTATGAGAAGGAGCGCGTTCTGCACAACTGCCCTTGGACTGCTCCTCGTGTTGTCGCTGACTGTAGGAGCGGGAGCCGCCGACCGACTGGGGGTAGGGAATCTTCCTGCCCCTGTGACCCACGACGTGAGGCCCGGATACGGGGCCACGGCGATCAAGTGGCTTTCAGCCTACCATCCTGCCATCGCACACACCCCAGTGGATACAGCTGTCTACTATCTCGAGGGCAAGAAGCCTGGCCCTACCCTTCTTATCTTGGGCGGCACTCATGGGAATGAGATAGCGGGAGTCATGGCTGCGACTCTCATCGTCGAGCGTGCAGTCGTCGAGTCTGGGCGCGTGATTGTGGTACCACGCGCCAACAACAGTGCCTCCAGTATCCCCGATACCCTCCGCCCTGGCATCCAGTGGTTCTCAATCGAGACGGCCAGTGGGGTGAGGACCTTCCGGTACGGGGACCGGCGCACTAGCCTTGAGCATCAGGGACCAGATCCAGCTACTTATGTTCATGAATGGTCAGGCGGTGAGATGGCCGGGAATGAGTCCAGGAATCTCAACCGGGTGCACCCGGGAAAGCCTGATGGGTCCCTCACGGAGCAACTGGCGTACGCTTTCTCGCAGTTAATCGAAGTCGAGAAGGTGAACATAGCCATAGACCTCCACGAGGCTGGCGTCACTTCACGCCTGGCCAACATGATAGTGGCTAACCCCAAGAACCTGGACATAGCAGCCTTGGCTGTCGTCGATATGGAGATGGCGGGTATGCCCATGAACGTGGATCAGTCCGCCCCAACGTCCTGGGGTTTGTCGCACCGGGAGTGGGGTGACCGCACAGATGTTCTGGCTTTCCTCATCGAGACGCCTAACCCCGGCCAGGAACAGAACATCGTCGATCCCGACGTGGTAAACGACCCTGAGAACCCCCTCTCGAAGAGGGTTGCGATTCATCTTACAGGCATAGAGGCTATTCTCAATTCTGTCGAACTGATGCGCGGCTCCCGGCCTGTATGGACCGGACTGCCGGCCCCCGGCGATCTGATCCGAGACGGGCTAGGGACCTGGCTCAGGTAGTCACTCCAGCGTACCCATTACTTTAAGCACAGGAGGAGGTAAATAGCATGCTAGGACGTCTTATGAAGCGGTCTGTCCTGTTTGTCGCGGTGTTCATTGCAGTGTCGATGGTCGCCGTATCATTCGGTCAGGCATCGTCCACGGTCCTTCAGGAAGTCCGGGCCGAGCACGGTATGGTCGCTGCGGCAAGCCCGCTTGCCGCTCAGGTAGGCGTGGACATTCTGAAAGCAGGCGGCAACGCAGTGGATGCCGCAGTCGCGACGGCTTTTGCCATGGGAGTGGTGGAACCGAACGCTTCCGGTCTGGGTGGAGAGGGGATGTTCGTGTTCTACTCCACTCAAGAGGAGAGAGCGGTCGTTGTTGACTACAGGTCCACGGCACCCAAAGGCGCTGCGGAGGCCTTCTACGGCAAGAGCATGCCGAGCACAGGATGGAAATCCATCGGGACTCCCGGACTGGTAGCCGGTCTGGCTATGGCACTCGAGAAGTACGGGACCATGAGCCTTCCTGAGGTGCTTGCTCCCGCCATCAAGCTCGCCGAAGAAGGATTTCCAATCCCAACGACTCTTGCCCAGATGATTGAGGACAGCTTCCAGAAGATCGCCGCCGACCCCGGCCTGGCAAGCATATACCTCATCGACGGGCTTCCCCCGTTTGAAGGCGATATTCTCAAGAACCCGCAGCTTGCGTCCTCGCTGAGGAAGATAGCCGAAGGCGGTCCCGACGTGTTCTACAAGGGCGAGCTCGCGGAAGCGATGGCATCAACGGTCCAGGCGAACGGCGGCTACCTCTCCCTTGAGGACCTTGCCGAGTACAAGGCGGTCATCAGGTGGCCGGTTCGCATCAACTACCGGGGATACGACATCTTCATCGCCCCGCCGCCTGTGGGCGGAGCGACTCTCGCAAACGCCCTCGCCATAACGGAGAATTTCGATGTGGCTTCAATGGGCTATCCGAGCGCGCAGGCTATCCACGTGATGTCAGAGGCCATTAAGAGATCTTTCAGGGACTACCGCGAGTACGTGGCCGATCCCGATTTCGTAAACGTGCCTCTACAGGCCATGCTCTCCGAAGACTACGCCGCAGCGCGCGCAGGTGAGTTCAGTCTCAAGAAGATGACCCCGCACGCACAGATCAAGGCTGGAGCGTTGGCGCCAGAGAAGGCGGCGGCGACCGGCACCTACGGTTACGAGTCCCCAAGCACCACACATATCTCCGTCGTCGACAAGGACAGGAACATGGTCGCCATCACCCAGACCATCAGCTCCTTCTGGGGCGCAGGACATGCGGTGCCCGGGACCGGGATCATCCTCAACAACGAAGTCTACAACTTCTCCTCCGACACGAAAGCCGGGAACTCCATCGCTCCCGGCAAGAGGATGCGGACGAGCATCTGCCCGACTATCGTGCTCAAGAACAGGGAACCGTTCCTAACGATCGGGACGCCCGGCGGCTCCCGGATCGTGCCCACCATGACCCAGCTTCTCTCCTTCATAATCGACCACAAGATGGGCCTGCAGGAGGCGATCGAGACCCCCAGGTTCTACGTGCGTGAGGGAAGCGACGTGTTCGAGCACGAGTCCCGGATGCCTGCAGAAGTGCTGGAAGGGCTCAAGGCGCTCGGCTACCCGATCAATGATAACTCTGCTCTGGGAGCTTACGACCTTTACTTCGGTGGCGCGCAGGGAGTCATGGTTGACCCCGAGACTGGATGGCTCAGGGGCGCGGCCGATCCCAGGCGCGACGGAGCAGCGATAGGCTACTAGAATCGGAGAACCGGCCCAGGTTGTTCGCCGGGGCCGAGACGAACTGCGGGCGGCCACACCTCAGTCACGGATCAGGGAGGCGCGGCCGCCCGTTGCCTGGAAGCGGTGGTG
This sequence is a window from Bacillota bacterium. Protein-coding genes within it:
- a CDS encoding succinylglutamate desuccinylase, with amino-acid sequence MNRVRIRGYMVIALSVAVVCVSGSWFTPQGTALEVYPSDSVTEIRMLSQYNPNLAGTPGDTLVLVFQGEEPGGTLFVMGGAHPDEGAGALAAVLIAERARVTRGRMIVIPYANASGFSHTLPQEGYPSSFRISTPSGDRIMPYGSRLTNPVHQWPDPTVYVEPVASQKLAGTESRNLNRAYPGKVDGTLTQRVAYAIMRILVDEHVDVAIDMHESSPEYPVNNAIVAHERAMDIAALASINLADEAVDIGIEPSPPSLRGLSHREWGDHTQVLAFLLESPNPAQGRLRGRTDESLIVSGKDKMYVKAAGQGRLFIPYTRAGVPIDQRVGRHVASVLAITSVFSDLNPDRGIVVEGVPSYQEIISSGVGSFISPSAYGGR
- a CDS encoding DUF6305 family protein; protein product: MARNIVYHASVAAGLAILVMATLAAGSVLAAAEPAYPALITSAGQSPDGLILKVVVNDKSGLNMPYKQLAKVEDLAGVKTLVFAVGVSAKGLGAAGINIDQEIARVKALLEEAKKNNIYVVLVHIGGTARRGASSDEVSKMVGSYAHRIIVASAGNADGFFTKMAAERNIPLVIVEDRNAVGPEFVGLMPGTGKN
- a CDS encoding succinylglutamate desuccinylase/aspartoacylase family protein, coding for MRRSAFCTTALGLLLVLSLTVGAGAADRLGVGNLPAPVTHDVRPGYGATAIKWLSAYHPAIAHTPVDTAVYYLEGKKPGPTLLILGGTHGNEIAGVMAATLIVERAVVESGRVIVVPRANNSASSIPDTLRPGIQWFSIETASGVRTFRYGDRRTSLEHQGPDPATYVHEWSGGEMAGNESRNLNRVHPGKPDGSLTEQLAYAFSQLIEVEKVNIAIDLHEAGVTSRLANMIVANPKNLDIAALAVVDMEMAGMPMNVDQSAPTSWGLSHREWGDRTDVLAFLIETPNPGQEQNIVDPDVVNDPENPLSKRVAIHLTGIEAILNSVELMRGSRPVWTGLPAPGDLIRDGLGTWLR
- the ggt gene encoding gamma-glutamyltransferase; the protein is MLGRLMKRSVLFVAVFIAVSMVAVSFGQASSTVLQEVRAEHGMVAAASPLAAQVGVDILKAGGNAVDAAVATAFAMGVVEPNASGLGGEGMFVFYSTQEERAVVVDYRSTAPKGAAEAFYGKSMPSTGWKSIGTPGLVAGLAMALEKYGTMSLPEVLAPAIKLAEEGFPIPTTLAQMIEDSFQKIAADPGLASIYLIDGLPPFEGDILKNPQLASSLRKIAEGGPDVFYKGELAEAMASTVQANGGYLSLEDLAEYKAVIRWPVRINYRGYDIFIAPPPVGGATLANALAITENFDVASMGYPSAQAIHVMSEAIKRSFRDYREYVADPDFVNVPLQAMLSEDYAAARAGEFSLKKMTPHAQIKAGALAPEKAAATGTYGYESPSTTHISVVDKDRNMVAITQTISSFWGAGHAVPGTGIILNNEVYNFSSDTKAGNSIAPGKRMRTSICPTIVLKNREPFLTIGTPGGSRIVPTMTQLLSFIIDHKMGLQEAIETPRFYVREGSDVFEHESRMPAEVLEGLKALGYPINDNSALGAYDLYFGGAQGVMVDPETGWLRGAADPRRDGAAIGY